gcgaccccgtggactgtagcctaccaggctcctcagtccatgggatttaccaggcaagagtactggagtggggtgccatttaaTTTAAATTAGCAACACCCGTCAAAATCTctttaaaactgaacattttatTAAGCAGAAGCAGAAGTCTAAGTAACCTGTATTTCACTGTACTGCAGAAGCAAAATTCTGCCTGAAATGAAAAGCACGACCTAATCGCTTTACACTTAGTAATCTCCCTGATATTAATCGAGTACAAACAAATATTTTAGAGATGAAATTCTCTGCTGGAAGTAGAGTCAAAAATCATAAATGCATGAACAACAGTTTTTAGCCAAATCTTAATTttgtgaagaaataaaatttgacaCTTACCTCTTCAATACCAGAGATATTGTTTACCCCTAACTTCTTTAAAGAGAACTGAAGTTTTTTGTCATCTGCTGTGGCTGTTCTATGAACCACCTTCTTCTTTCTGCGAGCAGTTCCCTATtggagggagaaaaataaagaatatagcaCATGTTTATGCCAGAAGAGGCATTTTCAAATGGACAATTTCTAATTCCTTTCTAACCTCTCAATTTGTGTTAAGAAAATTACCATAACCACAACCTTTTATGCAGTGAGTAGGCATATTAAGGCACTGATAAAAGCTAAAAGAGGGGAATAAAGAAAACTGCGTACAAaaccttcataatttttacacttcTAGTTTTGTCAGATATAAAGGAGTGATCTTTCCCAAGTTTTACTTTTTCACATTATCTGCTCTAGAAATTATCTGAGGTAGCATGTGCCAACCTTAATTAAGCCTCATTTAGAAACTCCATGTTGATAACCATTATTTAACCTTCTGtttttatattaaagaaaaactaaCATTCCTTAATATTCACAGGCAAGATCCTAAAAGACACAAGTCTATATACAGACTTCTACGCACCCAAGAGTAAAATCTGAAGTTCTTAACTTACCAGGCCCCTACACAATCTGCCCTGCCCCTACGATGCCACTCTTGACACTACGACACACACACTTACCTTCAGCCAAGTAAACCTTCTTGCTGTTCCTTAAATAGGCCAAATATGCAAACAGGAGCCTCTGCATGTACTGCTCCCTCTTCTAACATTTGCAGGACTCCCTACCTCACTTCAGATCTCTGCTCTTATGTCACCAAACCTGAGTGGCCTTTCCCAACCAACCAGTGAAAAATAGAAATTCCCACTCTCTATCTATCCAGGTTTTTCTTCAATCTAGTAGAGTACAGTATCTGACCTCACTGAAGGCATACagcttgatgaatgaataaaatactgtCTTCAGGAAAACTTGCCTCCTGTACATTTATGTCAAATCTCCAAATCCCCCTCTTCTCAAAACTCAAGCCATCACCTCTTCTGTGCCTTCCCCAAACCAAATCATCATGATCTCTGTATTTTGAAAATGCTTCTATTTCACTATGTATATTACACTACGAAAAGTGtcttactttttttaaagatgcCCATCCCCCCACTAGGGCTAAAGTCCCCCTCTAATGACTTTcaactttaaattttatactcTCAGGATTGAGCAATAGTAAAGCCTTAAACAAATCACAGTGTACCTGAAGAAAATATCAATAGCTACAAAAAATATGGTTATGAAACCCCTCAAAAGCCTCTAAGAACATTATCTTGAAGTGGTCATGCAGATACCCTGGCTTCCAAAGAATTCTCTCTAAAATATATCCCAAAGAATTACCTAAGattctaaaaacaaaaccagtCTGCATTCTTTATGTTTCAGACCCTTGACATtcaatttttactgaaatattttattatcaatGCTCTGACCAGATACTGAAAAAAAGGGGCCTTCACGGCATTTACCTAAAAATACCTAATGCTTGCAGATTTCTCTAAAGCAACGCTAACTCATCTATTTTCACATACCACAGTAAGTAGGTTtcttaaaaggtaaagaaaatgttttctacaTTACAATGATGACAGACTACCTATATTAACAATTAAAATTTACTCATACACCAGCCTTAAGAATCTTCAACTTTCCTTTACCCTAGAATCTCTTTCATGAGTTAAAGACTAATGATcagattaacaacaacaacaaaaggcacACAAGCACATTATTCACATGACTCCTCTGAAACCTGCACTAAAAGGAATGATGATTAACAACCTATAAGAGCTCCCAAACACTGACCCAGGAGGAATGAGTCTTCTTGGCACCTGAAGGTCACATCTAGCTTATAACAATtgctaaaaaagaagaaacacctACTACTGTTACTGGGTAGGTGCTGATCTTGAAAACCAgctttgggggaggggaggggaggattaGGATACTTTCACTGTTGGCAAAATCAGTACTTAATAGACTCTACTTGAAGTCAAATGCTTAAAGTAGGAAAAACTAATAGACAATAAACTTGTAGCAAGGAAGCTTTACACAAGTTTTACCAAGTAAAGACATGTTCTGTTCCAATAGGCTACCACACCTTGTTAAGCACTAGGAATGTGCTAacacaatgcaaaataaaattcgGCAGACCTTTGGTAGAGTGGATTTCTTATTTAAGCAAATTAGAGAATCTAAATCTTACCAAGTTCAAAAAAGAATCCCCTTGAAGGGGACCAGCATCTACCAGGAAAATTCAATTAACCCATACCTGATCATTTAAAAACCTGCCACTCATCACTCCCATTTTCTCACTTTtagtgtaatttaaaaaatcgAAAGATATCTACACAGGTAGTACTTCCAAACCCACAGTCATTGCTCTCGCATTCCTATGCAATGTACCTAAAGAATGACATCTTCAAATACCCCAGAAAATATACAACTACTCTAGATTGCATTTAGCTAAGAAAAGATCACAGAAACATCTTAATTTACAAGTGACCTGAACTTCCAACTATTAAGTACAATTATCCAGAGCCATTTGAAAAGACAGGTGAAACTTAAAATTCAGTTAATTTTAgttgtttataaaaaaaaaaaaatcaagcaccAACTTTACACAACTTAGGTTATAAAGTCATGACAAAACAAGCCAAGGGTTTAAGGGCCACGTGATGACCTAACTGAAATGATACATAGGCTACATTGTATATCTAACTTAattcctgccattcccttcacacGATTTGCTAGTTCGATGAAATGCCCTCTCGAAACAAAGTGACAAATCAGTTATAttagaaatgcaaaggagaagAAACCTAAACCACAAAACTtcacaacaaaaaaccccaactATTTAAACTTACTTTCCCACCAATGCGCACTTGTGCCTGCAGTTTGGCGAGTTTCTCCTGGTTCATGATAGTTTCTTTCATCTAGAAAAACAGGAAACCCTCAGCGAGGAATGCTCTAGTTCACTCCAGCATTCCACGCTCGTTATTTCCCAAGACACCAGCAGAATAAATGTCCTACACAGGCAGAGGCCTGGATCCCAAACCCACCCCGCCAAGCTCCTGAAATTTCAATTTTCGAGGGAGCCCAAAGAGCACCCGCTTTCCCATCCCACTCCCACAACTCCCCAGCTCTTTACAAGCCCAGAGAAAGGGCTTTAATCCACGCCTGAtcgcctcccccatccccacccccacccacggcCCCGGCCTGGCCTCGGCCTAGCCAGGGCCTGCCCTGCCCGGCCACTCTCCGCAAGCCTCGCGGTACCTGAGGCTCCTGTCCTCGGGTTCCGCCGGGAGGTGGAGGAAGAGATGCCGCCGCCTCGCCCCCAGGGCAGCCGCCCCTGGCCCGACCTCGACCCCGAGAGTCAGCCTGAGTGGGTGCGCCCGTCCGTCGCATCGCCTTCCTCTCCTCAGCCCTGTCCCTCCCTGTCTCGCTCCTTCCGGGAACGTCCCGCCCCCGTTCCCGTCCGCCTCCCACGCCGGCGTCCAGAGCCTTTTTGTACCTTGTTGGAGCGGAAATGGGGCCGCGCGGGGGACTAGGGTTGGCGCTCAGGTGGTCTCGGGCAGACCAGCTGAGGTTGGGCGCACACACGCGGGGACGCAAGATGGCAGCTAGAGGGAGGCCGGAAGTGACGCAACGCCACTTCCCCCAAAAGTCAGGAAACGGACTTCTCCGAGCGCTCAGTGCCTGGCTGCGCACGCGCGTCCTCAAGGGGCCTCGTTTGTGACGGTTTCCTGTGCCCTCCTTTCCTCGTTCAGCAATGGCAGGGTTGAGACCGCACGAGAGACTGGGCTGGCAGCACCGCGAGTGACCCTGGGAAAGGCTGTGGAGGGTCCAGAGAACACGGTTCTTTGCACAGTTAGGGTTGAGTAAGTCTCCCTGTCTCAGGGCCCCACCCCCAAGTCCTTCAGGCTCGGAAGACAGCGCCTGTTCACGTTTGCGGAAATAAGGGGGGCACCTAGAGTGTGCTCACCTGTTTAGCCACTctccactcgctgggaggtgtaGGTTGGAGCGATCATCGGAATGTTTTAGACTTTCCCCTTCCGCCCGATTTAACCTTTACTGAGAGGTTTTGCAAAAAATGAGGCTAACTTAGCTTTCCAAAGTTAGGTTGGTTGCCGGACCGTGGTTCAGAATTTCTGGGAAGCGTGTTCAGAAAGCAGACCTGAGTCCCATCTCTCAGCGATTCATTCTGACTGAGGATAGGAGCAGGTAATCTGCATTTCAGCGGATGGCTAACCACTTTAGATCCGTGAACTTACTTACCCTATTTTTTATGAGTCTTAGATAAAAAGTTGACTACTTGATACCAGTTGGCATGGATTTGACTGTTAGCGATTCACAGTTGAACACGTTTTACCTTTCTGAACTGAGTAATTCAGTCAAAGGAGAATTTGTGCCCGGTGTGCTTGGGGAAGTTAAAAATTTCTACACACTAGGACAAGCTTTAAGACAGTCTTAAAACAACTGATATTGAAAATGGCAATTTAAATCATAATGCTAGCTGATCAAACTTTTTGTGGTCTTAGGAAAAGTctttgcatattaaaaagtgagTCGGAAACCtaaattagagaaaatataatttatgtaaagCAAGAAAACTTGTCTAGGTGCAGATTTCTCTCCAATTAAGattaacatttctgtttttgaatACTTATCTAATGTGAATGTGTCAAATTGTAGCATCTCTGAGAAAAGAACTGATGAGGACCTCAGTGTTGTTTTTTTAGGATAGTGTAACAGTTgatgttttctcaaaaaaaaacaatgttgcTTCTATTATTAAATATGAGTCAAGTTTACTAAAGAAAAGGGAGTTTGTACTATTAGGCTCTAGGGGGTCACTATCCTAACAATAAATTCTGACTCTGCTAATATTTACATACTAGTCTTTAAAAGATATAAGAGATTCCTCCCTGACTCCCTCCCCAGAAAATAGCTACTAAGTTGCCATCTTAGCTCAGTGAGGCCAAATAAGTAACACGCATATTACCATTTCCTCCCAGCTCCCAATGTCTATGGCAAATATGGGTAACTGGCTCTCACactttattgctgctgctgctgctgctgctaagtcgcttcagtcgtgtccgactctgtacgaccccatggatggcagcccaccaggctccaccttccctgggattctcaaggcaagaacactggagtgggttgccatttccttctccaatgcatgaaagtgaaaagtgaaagtgaagttgctcggttgtgtccgactcttcgcaaccccatggactgcagcctcccaggctcctccgtccatgggattttccaggcaagagtactgcagtgggttcccCTTGCCTTCTCCGACTTTATTGCTGAGCTTGAACAAGTCTAAGAATCATTTACCGAGCACTCAACCTGGCcgtgcccactccagtgttctttcctggagaatcccagggacggtggagcctggtgggctgccgtctatggggtcgcacagagtcagacacaactgaagcgacttagcagcagcagcagcagcagcagcaacctggcCGTTGTCAATAGGCGAGTAGCTGAGAAAGGGGAAACCTGCAGTCCTTTTTGGTTTACAGTTTAATCAATGTCCACGAATTGTTCTCATTTCTCAGCTGTGCTTGAGTCAGCTTCAGTAAGAGCTAAAACATTTACTCTATGTTTATTTCTTAAGAATCCTGTTCTGACCCATAAGAAGTATAAGGAATCACTAAGGATAAATGTTCCCACGGTTTTGCTTGCTTCATTTTCTAGCCCTTGTCTGATAGCCACAAGGGACTTTTTTCTAAGTTTCTAAACCTTAAATTCTTCTAGCACTCCCCACCTTGATTAAGTTAACAGCTATACCTCATCTAGCCCTCAGTTTAAGTGTCTCAGGAAAGCTTTCTTTGACACCCTCAACCTCTTTAAGTTACATCCATCATACTCATTTTTAGTTGTGGTATTTTATTAAATGCAAAATGAGAGTTTGATAATTTTGTTGAGTAAATAGAGAATTGAGAATTACTGAACTAGGGTCTTAATAACAATTTTCCACTGGGTTAATACTGTTAACCCAGTTAACCCAGCCAACAGTGTTGGCTCTCTGTTGCATCCTCACAGAAAGCTTATGAGACAGGTACTCTACGTATTCATGGCGTgggaactgaggcttagagagttaaaggtgtgaaaatagacaTACACAGCCTCATCTTACCCCCACCAAGTCTGTCCATCTACATGTATCTGAACGTGTTTATTGTCTTCCTCCTGTTACACATGAAAGAAATAGTCCCTCTACTTGTTTCACTCAGGACCTTGATTCTTCTGTTATTGCTTCCCTCTTATATCTGTTTTCCCCCTTTCAACTAGATCATTCTGCCAGTACACAGAATATGCCTTAGTATCAGGTAtcttaacagaaaacaaaacaaaattttgacTTCTCTTCATCTCCAGTAGAGTtttgctggctcagctggtaaagaatctgcctgcaatgcaggagaccttggtttgatccctgggttgggaagacttcctgaagatgggaaaggctacccactccagtattctggcctggagaattccatggactgcatagtccatggggtcgcaaaagttggacacaactaagtgactttcacttcccctGCAGTCACTGCTTAAtttttgtgttcctttttatagcaaaATTTCTCCCCAAATTGTCTAAACCTCCATCTTGAAAAATCCAGAAACAAATTCTCAGTTCTCGTTTTAGGCAATATTTGACTCACTTGGCCCTTCCACATTTTGAAACGTTTTCTTCTCTAAGCTTCCAGAACATCTCACCTGGTTTCCTTTTACTTTATTGGCATCTCATCagtctgctttattttcttcctgtgaCTTCTAAATATTAGAGATGCTCACATCTTAGTCCTATGTTCTTTTCTGTCTATACTCTCCCTAAATGGTTTCATCCCATGGTTATCTTCATTTTGGTAAGTCCTAAAATTATAATTCCAATTTTTTGAATGTCAGACTGAACATTCTTTTTGCATTATTATGGAAAACTTCAggcacatgaaattaaaaataacataatgAACCTCCATAAGTTCATCACCCAAACATCAACAATTATTAAACTGACACACATAGActcattgttctttttttaactgatttttttcactcactcacacactcacattaGTATTTTAGCCATGCCGTGCAGCAGACAGGatgtttccccaaccagggatcaaaccccaaccTCTgtagtgaaagcactgaatcctagccactaggccaccaggaaaCTCCAGACTCATTATTCTTAATATGGTAGGGTgattacttatttttcatttttgaagttgATATATTTGCAGACCTCTATTCCGtatatattttaggttttgttcaattatttaaatttttttttttcccttgggattGATTGTATAGATTTGGGAAGCTTTTTGAACCTTTATTCATTAGTGtatgagtctgcattcaattgcAGGAAATGTATCTGGCTATTTTAAATGTATACGGATTTAACATGGGGAACTGGTGTTCAGAATATTGTTTGAAGGGTTGGAGGAGCAGGCTGTCCGAAATGAGCCCCAGGATAATACTGCCAAACTGGGCTGTCAAGGAAACTGCTACCACTCTCCCCACCCATCAGGATGATGGAGAACCAGGACTCCACAACTGAACTTTCTGATGTTAAAAATATACTACTGTAGCTACAATTCAAAAATTTAGAAGA
The Dama dama isolate Ldn47 chromosome 25, ASM3311817v1, whole genome shotgun sequence genome window above contains:
- the BTF3 gene encoding transcription factor BTF3 isoform X1 encodes the protein MRRTGAPTQADSRGRGRARGGCPGGEAAASLPPPPGGTRGQEPQMKETIMNQEKLAKLQAQVRIGGKGTARRKKKVVHRTATADDKKLQFSLKKLGVNNISGIEEVNMFTNQGTVIHFNNPKVQASLAANTFTITGHAETKQLTEMLPSILNQLGADSLTSLRRLAEALPKQSVDGKAPLATGEEDDDEVPDLVENFDEASKNEAN